One Spirochaetota bacterium genomic window, CCTCCGGCCGATGGCATAGTGAGAAAACTTTGCATAGTTATGCCTGTTTTTCTTGCCTTGCAATATTTCGTCCAGATATCGGTCCGTGGCGATCGCCACCAGGTAGGAGACGGAAAACCTACCAAGCTTCCTGAAATCCGAAACAAGCTCATTCTCCGCCTCCCTAAAAGAAATCGGAAAACAATGCCAAAGTTTCCGGGGGTCGCGCGGCTGATACTTCACCAGGGTAAAACCTCCCTGATAGCGATCGAAATCGCCCCGTATGCGGTTAAGCAGCATAATCACGACCGCGCGCCGGGATATTCCAAGCCGGACGGCGGCGATGCCTATCTTAAAGAAGATGTCGTTTTTCATGTTGATACTTGTTCGCAGCATTCCGTATCCCCCGGGATAATGTGGAGAGTATGAAATGAATACGAATGAGGGACGTAAAATAGGAACATTTTCTCGGATTTTCAATGCAAAACGTCCGGAATTTGATTCACACCAACCGCGCGGAGCGCTGCCCCGGCGGCCGCGGACGCAACATTTTATCGCGTCAAACCTGAAATATGGTTGAGCGCCGCGGAACACCCGGTAGACTTCAGTCATGCATGAGAAACCCTCCCGCGAATCGATGAGGCGGATCCTCGCCTCGTGCGGCATAGAGCTTTCGGCGGAAAGGCTCGCCCTCTTCTGGCGATTCTACGAGCTGCTCGCGCGGCACACGCGCGCGCTCGACCTCTCGCGCCTCACCCGGTTCGACGACATCGTGGTGAAACACTTCGCCGATTCCGCGCTCGTGCCCGCGCTGTGCACGCTTCCCCGTCCACTGCTCGACATAGGCACCGGCGCGGGGTTCCCGGGAATCCCGCTCAAGATCATGCTCCCCGACCTGGAACTCGTGCTCGCCGAACCCCGGCATGCCCGCGTCGAATTCCTGGAGCTCGCCGTGAAGGAGCTTTCGTTCGAGGGGGTTCAGATATACCCTCATCTCGTATCGGCCCATTCTCCCCTGGAGGCGCGCGGCGTGATCACGCGCGCCCTCGAGGGGGCGGACGAAACGCTTGCCCGGGTGAACCACATCCTCCCGGCGGGGGGACGCGTAATCCTCATGAAGGGGCCCTCGGCCGACGAGGACCTGGGGGAGCTGGGTCCCCAGAGCGCCGCGCACTTCGCGCTCGTGGACGACCGCGAATACACGATACCCTCGACCACGTACCGGAGAAGGCTCCTCGTATTCGAGAAGACCTCGTCCTACCGGAAGCTGACATACCGCATCTTCACGCGCCAGGAAAACACGGCGACCGTGATCACCTCGGCCGACAACCGGCGGTTCAAGGAGCTCAAAAAAATGGCGGGGGGCGGGCCCGTGAAGAAAACCGGGGCGGTGCTGGTCTCCGGGAAAAAGCTGGTGCTCGAAACCGCGACGCGCTTCCCGGAGCGGGCGGAAACGCTGGTGACCTACGACGGCTACGCCGAGACCGACGCCGGGATGAACGCTCTCGTCGCGGCCTTCGCCGGGAACGATGCGCTGGTAATTCTAAAAAAGGCCCTGTTCAACGAACTGGACTCGTTCGATACGAACGCTCCCCTGCTCGCCCTGCGCGTGACCGAGCCGCCGGAATGGGACGGGGCGCTTTTCGATGGATGCACGCTCCTGGTCCCGTTCCAGGACCCGGCCAACGTGGGGGCGGTGATCCGCTCCGCGGCGGCGTTCGGCGCGGGGGGGATCGTGATGCTCAGGGAGGCGGCGCATCCGTTCCATCCCCGGAGCATTCGGGCGTCGGGGGGGGCGGTCCTCGCGGCGCCGCTCTACCGGGGGCCGTCCCTGGGTGAGCTGCCGGCGCTCTGCGCGCGGCATCGCGACTCCTTCTACGCGCTCGATATGCGGGGAGAGCCTATCGGCGCGGCCGCCTTCCCGGAAAGATTCATCCTCCTGCCCGGCGTCGAGGGCCCCGGGATTCCGCGCGACCTCCCGGCGCGGCGCGTTGCGATTCCCATGAGCGGTGCGGTCGAATCGCTCAACGCGGCCGTCGCGGCATCGATCGCGCTCTACGCGTGGAAGGCGGCGCACACGCGACGATTCTGATACTGCGCTTACTGCTCAGGCGCCTTTCAAGGGAGATGAGGGGACGGATTTATCAATCCAGTATTCGGGTTAACAGGCCCGGTGGAGGTTCACATGGGATCAGCCTTGAACGTCTACACGCCGGCGGTCCAGGATGACGAGGCGACTTTTTCCGCCCGGAAAAAGAAATTCATTGATTTTGCGATTAACAATTCGAACCCGCAGCATGATCCCGGCGGAAGTCAAATTCCGGATAAGAAACTGCATTACCAGCTCGTACGGATGTTCAATAATTCAGGGGAAAAACCGCCGGTCGAGATCAATTGGGCCACCATCGAGACGAACCTGGACAGAATTGCACGCAGAGAAGACACCTCCGATTTCATGCTGCTCGCGTTCGTACGCATGCTCTACCAGTTCCCCGGACAGATCCCCCCGGACAAACTCACCGCAATCCAGGATACGCTTTACAGTTTCAAATACTGGCCGAACGAGACGGGGAAGGACGGCATGTGTTACTGGAGCGAGAATCACAGCATCATGTTTTCCAGCAATCAGTTCCTGATAGGCCAGAAATACAAGGAAACCTGCTTTTCCTCACCCGGGAAAAAAGGCGCCGAGTTGATGGCCGAGGCGCGGGAGAGGATCATCACATGGCTCACGATGCGCTACAGAACCGGATTCTGCGAGTGGTTG contains:
- the rsmG gene encoding 16S rRNA (guanine(527)-N(7))-methyltransferase RsmG: MHEKPSRESMRRILASCGIELSAERLALFWRFYELLARHTRALDLSRLTRFDDIVVKHFADSALVPALCTLPRPLLDIGTGAGFPGIPLKIMLPDLELVLAEPRHARVEFLELAVKELSFEGVQIYPHLVSAHSPLEARGVITRALEGADETLARVNHILPAGGRVILMKGPSADEDLGELGPQSAAHFALVDDREYTIPSTTYRRRLLVFEKTSSYRKLTYRIFTRQENTATVITSADNRRFKELKKMAGGGPVKKTGAVLVSGKKLVLETATRFPERAETLVTYDGYAETDAGMNALVAAFAGNDALVILKKALFNELDSFDTNAPLLALRVTEPPEWDGALFDGCTLLVPFQDPANVGAVIRSAAAFGAGGIVMLREAAHPFHPRSIRASGGAVLAAPLYRGPSLGELPALCARHRDSFYALDMRGEPIGAAAFPERFILLPGVEGPGIPRDLPARRVAIPMSGAVESLNAAVAASIALYAWKAAHTRRF